One Mycolicibacterium parafortuitum DNA segment encodes these proteins:
- a CDS encoding DUF6766 family protein encodes MTRGTGRWARDNGLLLACLGLFAVFFAGMIVSGAATHNAEQHDHGSQETVSVFGYLRSGDFVEATFENWESEFLQMGMYVVLTAFLYQRGSSESKPIDERAPQDRDPRTVPTRKGAPWPVRRGGWVLSVYENSLAIAFFVLFFASWGLHAVGGAAAYNDEAVQHGQPTVTVAQYVLTSQFWFESMQNWQSEFIAVAAIVGLSIFLRQRGSAESKAVAEPHRETSA; translated from the coding sequence GTGACGCGCGGGACAGGTCGCTGGGCGCGGGACAACGGTTTGCTGTTGGCCTGCCTCGGGCTGTTCGCCGTGTTCTTCGCCGGGATGATCGTCTCGGGTGCGGCGACCCACAACGCCGAACAGCACGACCACGGCTCGCAGGAGACCGTGTCGGTGTTCGGGTACCTGCGCAGCGGGGATTTCGTCGAGGCGACGTTCGAGAACTGGGAGTCCGAGTTCCTGCAGATGGGGATGTACGTCGTGCTGACGGCGTTCCTCTATCAGCGGGGGTCCTCGGAGTCCAAGCCCATCGACGAGCGCGCTCCGCAGGACCGCGATCCCCGCACGGTACCAACGCGCAAGGGCGCGCCGTGGCCGGTGCGTCGGGGCGGTTGGGTGTTGTCGGTGTACGAAAACTCTTTGGCGATAGCGTTTTTCGTGTTGTTCTTCGCATCGTGGGGTCTGCACGCCGTCGGAGGGGCCGCGGCGTACAACGACGAGGCGGTCCAGCACGGCCAGCCGACCGTGACGGTTGCACAGTATGTGCTGACGTCGCAGTTCTGGTTCGAGTCGATGCAGAACTGGCAGAGCGAGTTCATCGCGGTCGCCGCGATCGTCGGGCTGTCGATCTTCCTGCGGCAGCGCGGATCGGCGGAATCGAAAGCGGTCGCCGAACCGCATCGCGAGACCAGCGCGTAG
- a CDS encoding CHAD domain-containing protein, whose protein sequence is MMTALPGYLAEQTGLILDGIGGLREGADPIHDTRVAIRRTRSTVRIFARHLDRDAARTFDDELKWFAGLLGEVRDPQVQQRRLRAAVRALNDALALGPVEARIQRDLHDVETTARAHVTEAMQAPRFDELVTALRRWRTDPPVRPGKKLRKSAARADRKARKRLAQALGSDDDAPLHRARKAAKRARYAAELLQHNGETKHAKRTEKHHKRIQKILGDLQDTVVARPMLRRLGADAGTTDGENGFTFGLLYAREEQLAARCRRDVTSRAGYRDRR, encoded by the coding sequence ATGATGACCGCACTGCCCGGCTACCTCGCCGAACAGACCGGCCTGATCCTCGACGGCATCGGCGGCCTGCGCGAGGGTGCCGACCCGATCCACGACACCCGGGTGGCCATCCGCCGCACCCGCAGCACCGTCCGGATCTTCGCCCGCCACCTGGACCGCGACGCGGCACGCACGTTCGACGACGAACTCAAGTGGTTCGCCGGACTGCTCGGCGAGGTACGCGACCCTCAGGTGCAGCAGCGCCGGTTGCGCGCGGCGGTGCGGGCCCTGAACGACGCGCTGGCGCTCGGCCCGGTCGAGGCACGGATCCAGCGCGATCTGCACGACGTCGAGACGACGGCCCGCGCGCACGTCACCGAGGCTATGCAGGCACCCCGGTTCGACGAGTTGGTCACCGCGCTGCGCCGGTGGCGCACCGATCCGCCGGTACGGCCCGGGAAGAAGCTGCGCAAGAGCGCCGCCAGGGCCGACCGCAAAGCGCGTAAGCGACTTGCCCAGGCGCTGGGCAGCGACGACGACGCGCCGCTGCACCGCGCCCGCAAGGCCGCCAAACGCGCCCGTTACGCCGCCGAGCTGCTGCAGCACAACGGCGAAACCAAGCACGCCAAGCGAACCGAGAAGCACCACAAGCGAATTCAGAAGATCCTCGGCGACCTTCAGGACACCGTCGTCGCCCGCCCGATGCTGCGCAGGCTCGGCGCGGACGCGGGCACGACCGACGGTGAGAACGGGTTCACCTTCGGTCTGCTGTACGCCCGGGAGGAACAGCTGGCGGCTCGGTGCCGTCGGGATGTCACTTCTCGAGCCGGGTACCGGGACCGGCGATAG
- a CDS encoding quinone oxidoreductase family protein, translating to MRAAVLEAVGGPPTVREFDEPTRDVVRVSLAGCNPVDLALASGQLGDPVIPSVVGKEGIGHTEDGTRVYFDSPVSPFGSWAELAQFDPDLVFEVPDAVSDDMAVALGIAGLAAWLPLTRHADVSAGQSVLVLGATGVVGNIAIQAAKILGAGRVVGAGRDKDALKKAMELGADAVVELGGDEDAAALRAEVKDGYDVVVDMIYGDPFLAALDASAVGATLITVGQGAGTPQIPFTKLMGRTHIGHMNNLMPARVMRQAYQELVGLASEDRISVETTRYSLDDAGKAWQAQQDSPHVKIGVSPA from the coding sequence ATGCGCGCTGCGGTTCTGGAAGCTGTGGGAGGACCCCCGACGGTCAGAGAATTCGACGAGCCGACCCGAGACGTCGTGCGGGTCAGCCTCGCCGGGTGTAATCCCGTCGACCTGGCGCTGGCATCCGGCCAGCTGGGTGACCCCGTCATCCCCAGTGTGGTCGGCAAGGAGGGCATCGGCCACACCGAAGACGGCACCCGGGTGTACTTCGATTCCCCGGTGTCTCCGTTCGGGTCGTGGGCCGAGCTGGCCCAGTTCGATCCCGATCTGGTCTTCGAGGTGCCCGACGCCGTCTCCGACGACATGGCCGTCGCGCTCGGCATCGCCGGGCTGGCGGCGTGGCTGCCGCTGACCCGGCATGCCGATGTGTCCGCAGGGCAGTCCGTGCTGGTTCTCGGCGCCACCGGTGTCGTCGGCAACATCGCGATCCAGGCGGCCAAGATCCTGGGTGCGGGCCGGGTCGTCGGGGCCGGCCGCGACAAGGACGCGCTGAAGAAGGCGATGGAGTTGGGGGCCGACGCGGTGGTCGAGCTCGGCGGTGACGAGGATGCGGCCGCGCTGCGCGCCGAGGTCAAGGACGGCTACGACGTCGTCGTCGACATGATCTACGGTGACCCGTTCCTCGCGGCGCTGGACGCCTCGGCGGTCGGGGCGACGTTGATCACCGTCGGCCAGGGTGCGGGGACACCGCAGATCCCGTTCACGAAGCTGATGGGCCGCACCCACATCGGGCACATGAACAACCTGATGCCCGCCCGGGTGATGCGCCAGGCCTACCAGGAGTTGGTCGGGCTGGCGTCGGAGGACCGGATCAGCGTCGAGACCACCCGCTACAGCCTCGACGACGCCGGAAAGGCCTGGCAGGCACAGCAGGACAGTCCGCACGTGAAGATCGGGGTGAGCCCGGCGTGA
- a CDS encoding aldehyde dehydrogenase family protein — MPIGTAWRPGSSDNTRAVTDPYTGDTLTELAQADEGDLDEAYSAAVAAQPDWAEAPPGERAAVLRAAADVMTARQDEVVDWLIRETGGTRAKAELEWGLVRSVMWEAASMPHHVEGRIMPSDIPGKESRVYRQPVGVVAVISPWNFPMQLSNRSVAPALAVGNAVVLKPAGDTPVTGGLLLARIFEEAGLPPGLLSVVVGSGSDIGDAIVEHPVPRVVSFTGSTPVGKGIAEKAGLKKLALELGGNGPLVILDDADLDLAVRASVFGSFFHQGQICMIGNRIIADAKIHDEFLQRFLDKVKALKVGDPHEPDTQLGPVINSSQLEGILDKIQRAQDDGADLLLGGEPFGPTGQCLPPHVLSGGNDVATAREEVFGPVMTVIRADGEEDALRIANDTEYGLSSAVFSRDVDRAVRFGRRIQAGMTHINDAPVNDDANTAFGGEKSSGIGRFGGQWAIDEFTTDHWVSVQHEPRQYAI, encoded by the coding sequence ATGCCGATCGGCACCGCATGGCGCCCCGGCTCATCGGACAACACCCGCGCGGTCACCGACCCGTACACCGGCGACACCCTGACCGAACTGGCCCAGGCTGACGAGGGCGATCTGGACGAGGCCTATTCGGCTGCTGTTGCGGCACAACCAGATTGGGCGGAGGCGCCGCCCGGTGAGCGCGCCGCGGTGTTACGTGCGGCGGCCGATGTGATGACGGCCCGCCAGGACGAGGTCGTCGACTGGCTGATCCGCGAAACCGGCGGCACCCGCGCCAAGGCCGAACTGGAATGGGGCCTGGTGCGTTCGGTGATGTGGGAGGCCGCGTCGATGCCGCACCACGTCGAGGGTCGCATCATGCCGTCGGACATCCCGGGCAAGGAGAGCCGCGTCTACCGCCAACCGGTCGGTGTGGTCGCGGTGATCTCACCGTGGAACTTCCCGATGCAGCTGTCGAATCGTTCGGTGGCGCCCGCGCTGGCGGTCGGCAACGCGGTGGTGCTGAAACCGGCCGGCGACACCCCCGTCACCGGGGGTCTGCTGCTGGCAAGGATTTTCGAGGAGGCGGGGCTGCCGCCAGGTCTGCTGTCGGTGGTCGTCGGGTCAGGCTCGGACATCGGGGACGCGATCGTCGAACACCCGGTTCCGCGCGTGGTGTCGTTCACCGGATCGACACCGGTCGGCAAGGGCATCGCCGAGAAGGCCGGGTTGAAAAAGCTGGCGTTGGAACTCGGCGGCAACGGCCCGCTGGTGATTCTCGACGACGCCGACCTCGACCTCGCCGTGCGTGCGAGTGTGTTCGGGTCCTTCTTTCACCAAGGGCAGATCTGCATGATCGGCAACCGCATCATCGCCGACGCGAAGATTCACGACGAGTTCCTGCAGCGCTTCCTCGACAAGGTCAAGGCGCTGAAGGTCGGGGACCCTCACGAGCCCGACACCCAGCTCGGCCCGGTCATCAATTCCTCACAGCTGGAGGGGATTCTGGACAAGATCCAGCGCGCGCAGGACGACGGCGCCGACTTGCTGCTCGGCGGTGAGCCGTTCGGCCCGACCGGCCAGTGCCTCCCGCCACACGTGCTGTCCGGGGGCAACGACGTCGCGACGGCGCGCGAGGAGGTGTTCGGTCCGGTGATGACGGTGATCCGCGCCGACGGCGAGGAGGACGCGCTGCGCATCGCCAACGACACCGAGTACGGGCTGTCGTCGGCCGTGTTCAGCCGCGACGTCGACCGCGCGGTCCGGTTCGGTCGGCGGATACAGGCCGGGATGACGCACATCAACGACGCACCGGTCAACGACGACGCCAACACCGCGTTCGGCGGCGAGAAGAGTTCGGGCATCGGCCGTTTCGGCGGTCAGTGGGCGATCGACGAGTTCACCACCGACCACTGGGTGTCGGTGCAGCACGAGCCGCGTCAGTACGCGATCTAG
- a CDS encoding alpha/beta fold hydrolase — MTVVFVHGNPETEAIWAPLTAVLGRDDVVLLSPPGFGAPLPDGFGATFLEYRDWLENALEQIDGPIDLVGHDWGGGHVVNAVMHRPELVRSWATDVIGLFDPDYVWHDMAQVWQTPGAGEELIADMMGGGLEARTELMSSLGIPDDIAAAIAEHQNDDMGKAILALYRSAAQPAMADAGRSLENAAARPGLSLLATEDPYVGVNDNRRRAAERAGARTTVLDGLGHWWMVQDPQRGAAALTEFWDSLS; from the coding sequence ATGACGGTCGTGTTCGTGCATGGGAATCCTGAGACCGAGGCGATCTGGGCGCCGTTGACGGCGGTGCTCGGACGCGACGACGTCGTCCTGCTCTCCCCGCCGGGGTTCGGCGCGCCGCTGCCCGACGGCTTCGGTGCGACCTTCCTGGAGTACCGGGACTGGCTGGAGAACGCCCTGGAACAGATCGACGGACCCATCGACCTGGTCGGCCACGACTGGGGCGGCGGGCACGTCGTCAACGCGGTGATGCACCGGCCCGAGCTGGTGCGCAGCTGGGCCACCGACGTCATCGGCCTGTTCGACCCCGACTACGTGTGGCACGACATGGCGCAGGTGTGGCAGACCCCAGGCGCCGGGGAGGAGCTGATCGCCGACATGATGGGCGGCGGGCTGGAGGCGCGCACCGAACTGATGTCCTCCCTTGGCATTCCGGACGACATCGCCGCCGCGATCGCCGAGCACCAGAACGACGACATGGGCAAGGCCATTCTCGCGCTGTACCGTTCGGCGGCGCAGCCGGCGATGGCCGACGCGGGCCGGTCGCTGGAGAACGCCGCCGCCCGGCCCGGGCTGTCGCTGCTGGCCACCGAGGATCCGTACGTCGGGGTGAACGACAACCGCCGCCGCGCCGCCGAGCGTGCCGGCGCCCGCACCACGGTGCTCGACGGCCTCGGACACTGGTGGATGGTGCAGGACCCGCAGCGCGGCGCGGCCGCACTCACGGAGTTCTGGGACTCACTGTCGTAG
- a CDS encoding NAD(P)H-dependent flavin oxidoreductase yields the protein MDTISTRWSSAMGLDVPIVNAPMGGAAGGALAAAVSNAGGLGLIGNGSSSSAASLARQLQILGPLDRPFGIGLIDWVVRKDPQILDTALNARPALLSVSFGVDYDWVARAHDAGCMSATQVADVDSALRAVDAGVQVLVARGAEAGGHGTPAVATLPLLASILDRVPVPVLAAGGIASGRALAAVLAAGAAGPWIGTAFAACAESLLPAKAGDALAAATAADTLNTRVFDAALGYPWPARFPERVLRNDFTDAWDGRTPDDDARAQLRAAIAADDYRIAPVNAGQGVDDVTAGEPAADVIARLCADARARLATPPPAS from the coding sequence ATGGACACGATATCGACGCGGTGGTCGTCGGCGATGGGTCTGGACGTCCCGATCGTCAACGCCCCGATGGGCGGCGCGGCCGGCGGCGCCCTGGCCGCGGCGGTCAGCAATGCCGGTGGCCTCGGCCTGATCGGCAACGGCAGTTCCAGCTCCGCCGCGTCGCTGGCCAGGCAGCTGCAGATCCTCGGACCCCTCGACCGGCCCTTCGGGATCGGCCTGATCGACTGGGTCGTCCGCAAGGACCCGCAGATCCTGGACACCGCGCTGAACGCCCGCCCGGCGCTGCTGAGCGTCAGCTTCGGCGTGGACTACGACTGGGTGGCCCGCGCGCACGACGCCGGCTGCATGAGCGCGACGCAGGTCGCCGACGTGGACTCGGCGCTGCGCGCCGTCGACGCCGGTGTCCAGGTGCTCGTCGCCCGCGGCGCCGAGGCCGGCGGGCACGGCACCCCGGCGGTCGCGACGCTGCCGCTGCTGGCCTCGATCCTCGACCGCGTACCGGTGCCGGTGCTGGCCGCCGGCGGCATCGCGTCGGGGCGGGCGCTGGCCGCGGTGCTGGCCGCCGGTGCGGCCGGCCCGTGGATCGGCACGGCGTTCGCGGCGTGCGCCGAGTCGCTGCTGCCCGCCAAGGCCGGCGACGCGCTGGCCGCGGCCACCGCCGCCGACACCCTGAACACCCGGGTGTTCGACGCCGCCCTCGGCTACCCGTGGCCGGCGCGCTTCCCCGAGCGGGTGCTGCGCAACGACTTCACCGACGCGTGGGACGGCCGCACCCCCGACGACGACGCCCGCGCGCAGCTGCGCGCCGCGATCGCCGCCGACGACTACCGGATCGCGCCGGTCAACGCCGGTCAGGGCGTCGACGACGTCACCGCAGGCGAGCCCGCGGCCGACGTGATCGCCCGGCTGTGCGCCGACGCCCGCGCCCGTCTCGCGACACCGCCACCAGCGTCGTGA
- a CDS encoding DUF3375 domain-containing protein — translation MDDNATLSAADLLDLNRDLQGSRAIRLLATTNLSLYATLMERHLADGVIPETELVVRLERDLDDLGDPQPGLALIKSWASQGWLHRIVDTRSDQNVCYLTQDARRALDFLRGMRRQDTIATGGSINGIASRLKQVALKVGGDPARIRKSIEAEIEALHRELDELDKGERPAPDVTDAYDEARAIAMQMERLITDIGQYGTMIEQATAALDEPIDSNVEYRDRQRQMYADYQAAWDSQGRDSHRAFLRMINDPDQRAEFEADVAAVADALPALDPALRKVMAGFFELVGQQIDEVERIQQRCAQRVKRFTAFGTLEQSRGVARQLNEAIGAARNLLKSSLIDSRLDLELPLARHAISSVGALSFKIGDLSNPKPAKAADGEVDLSTFAALTTQVDAPAMSDMLNRELRTGPVPLAKAVEMLDNAYLGHVIVLWSWALKQPGGDATADESVTVRFRSLDGTDREIAVPHLMFTEPISVGASA, via the coding sequence GTGGACGACAACGCGACACTGTCAGCCGCCGACCTGCTCGACCTGAACCGCGACCTGCAGGGTTCCCGCGCGATCCGGCTGCTGGCCACGACCAACCTGAGCCTGTACGCGACGCTGATGGAACGCCACCTGGCCGACGGGGTGATCCCGGAGACCGAGCTCGTCGTGCGCCTCGAACGCGACCTCGACGACCTCGGCGACCCGCAGCCGGGGCTGGCGCTGATCAAGTCGTGGGCCAGCCAGGGGTGGCTGCACCGCATCGTCGACACCCGAAGCGACCAGAACGTCTGTTATCTGACCCAGGACGCCCGCCGCGCGCTGGACTTCCTGCGCGGTATGCGCCGCCAGGACACCATCGCCACCGGCGGCTCGATCAACGGCATCGCGTCGCGGCTCAAGCAGGTCGCGCTGAAGGTGGGCGGCGACCCGGCCCGCATCCGCAAGAGCATCGAAGCCGAGATCGAGGCGCTGCACCGCGAGCTCGACGAACTCGACAAGGGCGAGCGCCCGGCGCCCGACGTGACCGACGCCTACGACGAGGCCCGCGCGATCGCGATGCAGATGGAACGGCTGATCACCGACATCGGCCAGTACGGCACGATGATCGAGCAGGCCACCGCCGCGCTCGACGAGCCGATCGACAGCAACGTCGAGTACCGCGACCGGCAGCGCCAGATGTATGCCGACTACCAGGCCGCCTGGGATTCGCAGGGCCGCGACAGCCACCGCGCGTTCCTGCGGATGATCAACGACCCGGACCAGCGCGCCGAGTTCGAGGCCGACGTCGCCGCGGTCGCCGACGCGCTGCCCGCCCTGGACCCGGCGCTGCGCAAGGTGATGGCCGGATTCTTCGAACTGGTCGGCCAGCAGATCGACGAGGTCGAACGCATCCAGCAGCGCTGTGCCCAGCGCGTCAAGCGGTTCACCGCGTTCGGCACGCTGGAGCAGAGCCGCGGGGTCGCGCGCCAGCTCAACGAGGCGATCGGTGCGGCCCGCAATCTGCTCAAGTCCAGCCTGATCGACTCCCGCCTCGATCTCGAGCTGCCGCTGGCCCGGCATGCGATCAGCAGCGTCGGCGCGCTGAGCTTCAAGATTGGCGACCTGTCGAACCCGAAGCCCGCCAAGGCCGCCGACGGCGAGGTCGACCTGAGCACCTTCGCCGCGCTGACCACGCAGGTCGACGCGCCGGCGATGTCGGACATGCTCAACCGCGAGCTGCGCACCGGGCCGGTGCCGCTGGCCAAGGCGGTCGAGATGCTCGATAACGCCTACCTGGGGCACGTCATCGTGCTGTGGTCGTGGGCGCTCAAACAGCCCGGCGGCGACGCCACGGCCGACGAGTCGGTGACGGTCCGGTTCCGCTCGCTCGACGGCACCGACCGCGAAATCGCGGTCCCCCATTTGATGTTCACCGAACCGATCAGTGTTGGAGCCTCTGCGTGA
- a CDS encoding DUF4194 domain-containing protein — MTSTEHDADFAAFSALPEVDQTARPPHQRRPRFDGDVSELPDRACWALQHLLTRRYISAESDADLYSWVLEYRNQLSVRLSELDLILRVVDGTEVAFVEQARYESARGVKLLRREPLGTYDSILALHLAQMMRAAGGQSVLISREEMHNLFSGVLNDTDRDAVTFAGRIDAAIARLTGLEILRRSRDDEDSYTISPVITAVMTASVITELQQQFELLLNGATPEAETDLD; from the coding sequence GTGACATCCACCGAACACGACGCCGATTTCGCGGCGTTCTCCGCGCTGCCGGAGGTCGACCAGACCGCCCGTCCGCCGCACCAGCGCCGGCCGCGTTTCGACGGCGACGTCTCCGAGCTGCCCGACCGGGCCTGCTGGGCGTTGCAGCATCTGCTGACGCGGCGCTACATCAGCGCCGAATCCGACGCCGACCTGTATTCGTGGGTGCTGGAGTACCGCAACCAGCTGTCGGTGCGACTCTCCGAGCTCGACCTGATCCTGCGCGTGGTCGACGGAACCGAGGTGGCATTCGTCGAGCAGGCCCGCTACGAATCCGCCAGGGGCGTCAAGCTTCTGCGCCGCGAACCGCTCGGCACCTACGACTCGATCCTGGCGCTGCACCTGGCGCAGATGATGCGCGCGGCGGGCGGGCAGAGCGTGCTGATCTCCCGCGAGGAGATGCACAACCTGTTCTCCGGGGTGCTCAACGACACCGACCGCGACGCGGTCACGTTCGCCGGGCGCATCGACGCCGCGATCGCCCGGCTGACCGGCCTGGAGATCCTGCGCCGCAGCCGCGACGACGAGGACAGCTACACCATCTCCCCCGTGATCACCGCGGTGATGACGGCCAGCGTGATCACCGAGTTGCAGCAGCAGTTCGAACTGTTACTCAACGGCGCGACCCCGGAAGCAGAGACCGACCTTGACTGA